One Vibrio neonatus genomic window carries:
- a CDS encoding AsmA family protein: MKAVLKICGWLLLLLIAGGLALFLFLQTSHTAWLTQQVLSRVTSEDIHIGHSHYQYPNTLVLSDITIKQPNDTVARVNNLQITLDSHLDWAKPVSVTNVTLSGVNLPHGIPDSQEVNSWVKQWQPQHIEVRGIDFADHDLIARDLQLSYSPSNAFPEGYLNINGEQVYWKGEAFNHFKANLNYRKEHIQLDLLSFEWRKGKVQLIAEQDGDSWTLNDALVRDLHLSAPLTTQSGPSPVLSLIDKIHHIEHLTVEQSSWQQAQFAVNQMRLQLSNWDVNKSIWAQESELSFSAESVDWHKQLFLEPQLSAQLQAGHIQLEQLDFLFEEGQISTQGQVSPEKIALDNLSIKNLKWSIKDAQVHALIEQPLKQLQQLQINKLKIERSQVIDLATDKHWQISNLNAEGDNLSLKKDHQWALWNGSLAASANSLTLLGVTSINPYIEASSKDEQWNIKQLFLPIDDGLIKVHSNVNLALPSMPWDLSVQAYGIPLQTVTAPLNMAIHWNGVTDLTADLNGLGGDDLMFRHSLDGTMKIAPHDVQVQLPFATQGSQSLIIPEIKLTAQRGVLSVENTQFVSDHLAGNIQGRVDLVKPNDGNIMFNLTTDCVSFSSAQPKGRSHIAVTCTKPDNEDESNELTTTHSESH, encoded by the coding sequence ATGAAAGCAGTACTTAAAATCTGTGGCTGGCTCCTACTGCTATTAATTGCGGGAGGCTTGGCTCTATTTTTATTCTTACAAACCTCTCATACCGCTTGGTTAACCCAACAGGTATTATCACGCGTCACCAGTGAAGACATTCATATTGGTCACTCTCATTATCAATACCCAAATACTCTGGTTTTATCGGATATCACCATCAAGCAACCCAACGATACCGTTGCTAGGGTAAACAATTTACAAATCACTCTAGATTCCCACCTAGATTGGGCAAAACCTGTTTCGGTCACCAATGTCACTCTTTCTGGCGTAAATCTGCCGCACGGCATTCCAGATTCGCAAGAGGTTAATTCTTGGGTTAAACAATGGCAACCTCAACACATTGAAGTTCGCGGTATAGATTTTGCCGACCACGACTTAATCGCTCGCGATCTACAACTGAGCTATTCACCGAGTAATGCCTTTCCCGAAGGGTACCTCAATATCAATGGTGAGCAGGTGTATTGGAAAGGTGAAGCCTTTAACCACTTCAAAGCCAACCTAAACTACCGTAAAGAGCATATTCAGCTCGATCTACTGAGCTTTGAATGGCGTAAAGGGAAAGTACAACTTATTGCCGAGCAAGATGGTGATAGCTGGACTCTCAACGATGCCTTAGTGCGAGACCTGCATTTATCGGCACCTTTAACTACCCAGTCTGGCCCTTCACCTGTGTTAAGTCTGATCGATAAAATCCATCATATTGAGCATTTGACTGTCGAACAATCTAGCTGGCAACAAGCTCAATTTGCCGTCAACCAAATGCGTTTACAACTGAGCAATTGGGATGTAAATAAAAGCATCTGGGCGCAAGAGAGTGAACTTAGCTTCTCTGCTGAAAGTGTTGATTGGCACAAACAACTGTTCCTAGAGCCGCAACTTTCCGCTCAACTGCAAGCAGGGCATATTCAATTAGAACAACTGGATTTTCTATTTGAAGAAGGACAGATTTCGACTCAAGGACAAGTATCCCCTGAGAAAATCGCACTGGATAACCTCAGTATTAAAAACCTTAAGTGGAGCATCAAAGACGCACAGGTGCATGCTCTTATCGAGCAACCTCTCAAGCAACTGCAACAGCTGCAAATCAACAAGCTCAAAATTGAACGTAGCCAAGTCATCGACCTTGCCACTGATAAGCATTGGCAAATTTCTAACTTGAACGCCGAAGGCGATAACTTGAGCCTGAAAAAAGATCATCAGTGGGCACTTTGGAATGGCAGTTTAGCCGCCAGTGCCAACAGCCTTACCCTACTGGGTGTGACTTCGATTAACCCTTATATCGAAGCCTCTAGCAAAGATGAGCAGTGGAACATTAAACAGCTATTCTTGCCAATTGATGACGGCTTGATCAAGGTACACTCAAATGTGAACCTAGCTCTACCAAGCATGCCGTGGGATCTCTCTGTACAAGCCTATGGCATCCCATTACAAACGGTCACTGCACCGCTGAATATGGCAATACATTGGAATGGCGTAACTGACTTAACGGCGGATCTGAACGGCTTAGGTGGTGATGATTTAATGTTTAGACATAGCTTAGACGGCACCATGAAGATTGCGCCGCATGATGTACAAGTACAACTACCTTTTGCCACGCAAGGGTCGCAATCTCTTATCATTCCAGAAATTAAGCTCACAGCACAACGAGGCGTGTTAAGTGTCGAGAATACTCAATTTGTCAGTGACCACCTTGCGGGCAATATTCAAGGCCGCGTCGACTTAGTAAAACCCAACGATGGCA
- the pckA gene encoding phosphoenolpyruvate carboxykinase (ATP), which translates to MTVIEHTKVANIDLTQYGISDATEIIRNPSYEMLFAEETSDTLEGYEKGIITELGAVAVDTGIFTGRSPKDKFIVKDDTTRENMWWTTDTVKNDNKPINQEVWTDLKQLVTTQLSNKRLFVVDGYCGANPDSRLAVRIITEVAWQAHFVKNMFLRPSAEELATFEPDFVVMNGAKCTNSKWKEHGLNSENFTVFNLTEKMQLIGGTWYGGEMKKGMFAMMNYFLPLQGMASMHCSANMGEEGDVAIFFGLSGTGKTTLSTDPKRALIGDDEHGWDDDGIFNFEGGCYAKTIKLSKEAEPDIYNAIRRDALLENVTVRNDGSIDFDDNSKTENTRVSYPIEHIENIVKPVSKGGHANKVIFLSADAFGVLPPVSKLTPEQTKYHFLSGFTAKLAGTERGITEPTPTFSACFGAAFLTLHPTKYAEVLVKRMEAAGAEAYLVNTGWNGSGKRISIQDTRAIIDAILDGSIENAQTKTIPVFNLEVPTSLPEVHPEILDPRDTYVDPLQWESKAKDLAERFINNFEKYTDNDDGKALVKAGPLLD; encoded by the coding sequence ATGACTGTTATAGAACATACTAAGGTTGCAAACATCGATCTGACTCAATATGGAATCAGCGACGCTACTGAAATTATTCGTAATCCAAGTTATGAAATGCTTTTCGCTGAGGAAACTAGCGACACATTAGAAGGTTATGAGAAAGGAATTATAACTGAACTAGGTGCAGTTGCCGTTGATACAGGCATATTTACAGGTCGTTCCCCCAAAGATAAATTCATTGTGAAAGATGACACTACGCGTGAAAACATGTGGTGGACGACAGATACAGTGAAAAATGACAATAAACCTATTAATCAAGAAGTATGGACAGACTTGAAACAGCTAGTCACTACTCAGCTGTCGAATAAACGTCTTTTTGTTGTGGACGGTTATTGCGGTGCTAACCCCGATTCTCGCTTAGCGGTGCGAATCATTACCGAAGTAGCTTGGCAAGCGCACTTTGTAAAAAACATGTTCTTGCGTCCCTCAGCGGAAGAACTGGCCACTTTCGAGCCCGATTTTGTGGTAATGAATGGCGCTAAGTGCACTAACAGCAAGTGGAAAGAGCACGGCCTGAACTCCGAGAACTTTACCGTTTTCAACCTCACTGAAAAAATGCAGTTGATTGGCGGTACTTGGTACGGCGGTGAAATGAAGAAAGGTATGTTCGCTATGATGAACTACTTCCTTCCACTGCAAGGAATGGCATCCATGCACTGCTCGGCCAATATGGGTGAAGAAGGCGATGTTGCAATCTTCTTTGGCCTCTCTGGCACAGGTAAAACAACTCTTTCGACTGATCCTAAACGCGCCTTAATTGGTGACGATGAGCACGGCTGGGACGATGACGGTATCTTCAACTTTGAAGGTGGTTGCTACGCCAAAACCATTAAACTGTCTAAAGAAGCTGAGCCTGATATCTATAATGCTATCCGTCGTGATGCCCTACTAGAAAACGTCACCGTACGTAATGATGGTTCAATCGATTTTGATGATAATTCAAAAACGGAAAACACCCGAGTTTCGTACCCGATTGAGCATATCGAAAATATCGTTAAGCCAGTCTCCAAAGGCGGTCATGCAAACAAGGTGATTTTCTTGTCAGCGGATGCGTTTGGCGTTCTACCTCCAGTATCTAAGCTCACACCAGAACAAACCAAGTACCACTTCCTTTCTGGATTTACCGCTAAGTTAGCGGGTACTGAGCGCGGTATTACCGAGCCAACTCCGACTTTCTCGGCTTGTTTTGGCGCGGCATTCTTAACCCTTCACCCAACCAAGTATGCAGAAGTGTTGGTGAAACGAATGGAAGCGGCTGGCGCAGAAGCTTATCTTGTCAATACCGGTTGGAATGGCTCTGGTAAGCGAATTTCCATTCAAGATACTCGCGCCATCATTGACGCTATCTTAGATGGCTCTATTGAAAACGCACAAACCAAAACTATCCCAGTATTTAACTTAGAAGTGCCAACTTCGTTGCCAGAAGTACACCCTGAGATTTTGGATCCTCGCGATACTTACGTTGATCCTCTGCAATGGGAAAGCAAAGCCAAAGATTTAGCCGAGCGCTTTATCAATAACTTTGAGAAATACACTGACAACGATGATGGCAAAGCTCTCGTAAAAGCAGGGCCTTTGTTAGATTAA
- the hslO gene encoding Hsp33 family molecular chaperone HslO — MESNVLNRYLFEDLSVRGELVQLDTAYQAILDSKQYPVAIQNLLGELLVATSLLTATLKFEGSITLQLQGDGPVTLAVINGDNNQKVRGVARFEGEIADTASLHDMLGKGHLVITISPNKGERYQGVVGLEGNTLSEVLETYFERSEQLKTRLWFRIGEFDGKAHAAGMLLQVVPDGTGSADDFEHLEQLTDTVKNEELFGLEANELLYRLYNQETVKVFEPQPVEFFCGCSRERSGAAIITIAKEEVNDILASEGRIGLHCDYCGTTYDFNAAEVEELFAQVDKPTLH; from the coding sequence ATGGAAAGCAACGTATTAAATCGTTATTTATTTGAAGACCTATCTGTACGTGGTGAGTTAGTACAGCTAGATACCGCCTACCAAGCCATCCTAGATAGCAAACAATACCCAGTTGCGATTCAAAACTTACTTGGTGAACTGCTTGTTGCAACCTCATTGCTCACCGCTACCTTAAAATTTGAAGGCTCAATTACTTTACAGCTGCAAGGTGACGGTCCTGTGACTCTTGCGGTAATAAATGGTGACAATAACCAAAAAGTCCGTGGTGTTGCTCGCTTTGAAGGCGAAATTGCCGACACAGCCTCTTTGCACGATATGCTAGGCAAAGGTCACCTAGTAATCACTATCTCTCCAAATAAAGGAGAGCGTTACCAAGGCGTAGTTGGTTTAGAAGGCAATACACTTTCAGAAGTACTAGAAACTTACTTCGAACGCTCAGAGCAGCTAAAAACTCGTTTATGGTTCCGTATTGGTGAATTCGATGGCAAAGCACATGCCGCTGGTATGTTGCTACAAGTCGTTCCTGATGGTACAGGTTCTGCGGATGACTTTGAGCATTTAGAGCAGCTTACTGATACGGTCAAAAATGAAGAATTATTTGGCTTAGAAGCGAATGAATTGCTGTATCGCTTATACAACCAAGAAACCGTTAAAGTTTTTGAGCCACAGCCTGTTGAATTTTTCTGTGGTTGTTCAAGAGAACGTAGTGGCGCCGCTATTATTACCATTGCAAAAGAAGAAGTTAACGACATCTTAGCCAGCGAAGGTCGCATAGGTTTACATTGTGATTATTGCGGAACAACTTACGACTTTAATGCCGCCGAAGTTGAAGAATTATTCGCTCAAGTAGACAAGCCAACACTGCACTAA
- the hslR gene encoding ribosome-associated heat shock protein Hsp15, which yields MSSTTESVRLDKWLWAARFYKTRSIARNMIDGGKVHYNGQRSKPSKMIELGATITLRQGLVEKTVTIEKISDQRRGAPEAQLLYTETVESIAKRERTALERKMHAHNPSPDRRPDKKQRRDLIKFKNQ from the coding sequence ATGAGTTCCACGACTGAGTCTGTTCGGCTCGACAAATGGTTATGGGCTGCGCGCTTTTACAAAACCCGTTCAATCGCTCGAAATATGATCGATGGCGGTAAAGTTCATTATAATGGGCAGCGTAGCAAACCAAGTAAAATGATAGAACTAGGGGCTACAATTACCCTGCGACAAGGACTCGTTGAAAAAACCGTCACGATAGAAAAAATATCGGACCAAAGACGCGGAGCACCTGAAGCACAACTACTTTACACCGAAACTGTGGAAAGTATAGCGAAGCGAGAACGCACAGCACTAGAACGCAAGATGCACGCACACAATCCAAGTCCTGATCGCCGTCCAGACAAGAAGCAACGACGTGATCTGATTAAATTTAAGAACCAATAA
- the gspC gene encoding type II secretion system protein GspC, with protein sequence MTSVVNQQAIIAKVLTFILLVSTAWLCGHLLWHLMGSESDVEHWRPVAGSGSGVASSPHQGMDISSLVNANLFGVESKESTPKVTQQVVDAPKTRLNLVLVGVVASSVQKNSLAVIANKGSQDTYGVGETIDGTRAKLSNVLSDRVIIENQGRNETLMLEGIEYKRVANNAGSVKKQPQSNVQGNNPKVDTASLDKIKAEISENPQQLLKYIRLSQVNRDGKLIGYRVRPGRERTLFDSIGLQDGDIAVELNGADLKNPASMGAIWKSLGDLSELNLTVERNGQRYDIYLQL encoded by the coding sequence TTGACGAGTGTCGTGAATCAACAGGCGATCATAGCTAAAGTGTTGACGTTTATTTTGCTCGTCAGCACAGCTTGGTTATGTGGTCATTTATTATGGCATCTAATGGGTTCAGAATCAGATGTTGAGCATTGGAGACCTGTTGCAGGCTCCGGCAGCGGTGTCGCTTCGTCACCGCATCAAGGTATGGATATTTCTTCGTTAGTAAACGCAAATTTATTTGGGGTTGAATCGAAAGAAAGCACACCGAAAGTAACACAGCAAGTTGTTGATGCACCAAAGACAAGATTAAACCTTGTGCTAGTGGGTGTGGTAGCAAGTTCAGTTCAGAAAAACAGTCTAGCGGTTATTGCTAACAAAGGCAGCCAAGATACTTATGGCGTTGGTGAGACAATTGATGGTACTCGTGCGAAATTAAGCAATGTTTTAAGCGACCGAGTGATTATTGAAAATCAGGGCCGTAACGAAACCTTAATGCTAGAAGGTATAGAATATAAGCGTGTAGCAAATAACGCAGGGTCGGTTAAAAAACAACCGCAATCTAATGTTCAAGGTAACAATCCTAAAGTAGATACTGCTAGCCTAGATAAAATCAAAGCAGAAATTTCTGAGAATCCTCAACAGCTTCTTAAATATATTCGCCTCTCTCAGGTAAACCGTGATGGAAAATTAATCGGTTATCGTGTTCGTCCGGGACGAGAACGCACTTTGTTTGATTCTATCGGTCTGCAAGATGGCGATATTGCTGTAGAACTAAATGGTGCAGATTTAAAAAATCCAGCATCAATGGGCGCCATTTGGAAGTCTTTAGGTGATTTAAGTGAGCTTAACCTCACGGTTGAGCGAAACGGTCAACGTTACGATATTTATTTACAACTATAG
- the gspD gene encoding type II secretion system secretin GspD, with protein sequence MKGWFSKSAWLLLGSLVCTPAFSADEFSASFKGTDIGEFINIVGRNLEKTIIVDPSVRGKIDVRSYDVLNEKQYYQFFLSVLEVYGFAVVEMENGVIKVIKSKDAKTSAVPVVGDNKIKGDAVVTRVVAVRNVSVRELSPLLRQLNDNAGAGNVVHYDPANIILITGRAAVVNRLAEIIERVDKAGDKSIEVVPLKFASAAEMVRIVEALNKTTEAKNTPAFLQPKLVADERTNSVLISGDPQVRKRLKNVVSQLDKEMEVKGNNQVIYLKNANAEDLVEVLKGVSDNLAAAKKTAQGGAAARNSKSEVMISAHKGTNSLVITAPPDIMKALRDVIAQLDIRRAQVLIEALIVEMSEGDGVNLGVQWGNLETGAVVQYGNSGASIGQVMVGREEAKDTSRTETYTDPSTGLTTTKTIDESGDYSTLASALSGVNGAAVSLAMGDWTALISAVATDSNSNILSSPSITVMDNGEASFIVGEEVPVLTGSTSGSNNENPFQTVDRKEVGIKLKVVPQINEGDSVQLKIEQEVSNVLGANGAVDVRFAKRQLNTSVMIQDGQMLVLGGLIDERAMESESKVPLLGDIPWLGQLFRSTSTQVEKKNLMVFIKPTIIRDGMTADGITQRKYNYIRAEQLYKAEEGLKLLPDDLIPVMPKFGDEASRPKELQAFIEQVDHK encoded by the coding sequence GTGAAAGGTTGGTTTAGCAAGAGTGCATGGCTACTGTTAGGTAGCTTGGTATGCACACCAGCATTTAGTGCCGATGAATTTAGCGCCAGCTTCAAAGGCACTGATATTGGCGAATTTATTAATATTGTCGGACGAAACTTAGAAAAGACCATTATTGTTGACCCTTCGGTTAGGGGCAAGATTGATGTGCGTAGCTATGATGTTTTGAACGAGAAGCAGTATTATCAGTTTTTCCTTAGTGTCCTTGAGGTGTATGGGTTTGCCGTTGTCGAAATGGAAAACGGCGTCATCAAGGTTATTAAATCTAAGGATGCGAAAACCTCTGCTGTTCCTGTAGTCGGGGACAACAAAATCAAAGGTGATGCGGTAGTAACTCGTGTGGTAGCGGTGCGTAATGTATCGGTACGTGAACTCTCGCCACTACTTCGCCAATTGAACGACAATGCGGGTGCCGGTAACGTTGTTCACTATGACCCTGCAAATATTATCTTGATTACAGGTCGTGCTGCTGTAGTAAACCGTTTAGCTGAGATTATTGAACGTGTGGATAAAGCGGGCGATAAATCAATTGAAGTTGTGCCACTAAAATTTGCCTCTGCGGCTGAGATGGTGCGTATCGTTGAAGCGCTAAACAAAACCACAGAAGCGAAAAATACTCCGGCTTTCTTACAACCAAAACTGGTTGCTGATGAACGTACTAACTCCGTATTAATCTCTGGCGATCCACAAGTGCGTAAGCGCTTGAAAAACGTGGTATCGCAACTTGATAAAGAGATGGAAGTTAAAGGCAACAACCAAGTTATTTACTTAAAAAATGCTAACGCAGAAGATTTAGTTGAAGTTCTTAAAGGTGTTTCAGATAACTTAGCCGCGGCTAAGAAAACAGCACAGGGCGGCGCAGCGGCTCGAAACTCTAAATCTGAAGTGATGATTTCAGCGCATAAAGGTACCAACTCCCTCGTTATTACTGCTCCGCCAGACATCATGAAAGCATTGCGTGATGTGATCGCTCAGCTAGATATTCGTCGTGCTCAAGTATTGATTGAAGCCTTGATCGTTGAAATGTCAGAAGGTGATGGCGTTAACCTTGGCGTGCAATGGGGTAACCTAGAAACGGGTGCTGTCGTTCAATACGGTAACAGTGGTGCGTCTATTGGTCAGGTTATGGTTGGTAGAGAAGAAGCGAAAGATACTTCTCGTACTGAAACATACACAGACCCATCAACCGGTCTAACTACTACTAAAACCATTGATGAGTCAGGTGACTACTCAACGCTTGCAAGTGCACTAAGCGGCGTAAATGGCGCGGCAGTGAGTTTAGCTATGGGTGACTGGACGGCGTTGATTAGCGCGGTTGCAACAGATTCAAACTCAAACATTCTATCGTCTCCTAGCATTACGGTTATGGATAACGGCGAAGCGTCGTTCATTGTGGGTGAAGAGGTACCGGTACTAACGGGTTCTACTTCTGGCTCAAACAATGAAAACCCATTCCAAACTGTTGATCGTAAAGAAGTGGGTATCAAACTTAAGGTTGTGCCACAAATTAACGAAGGTGACTCTGTTCAGTTGAAGATTGAACAAGAAGTTTCTAACGTACTTGGCGCTAACGGTGCGGTGGATGTTCGTTTTGCGAAACGTCAATTAAATACATCCGTTATGATCCAAGACGGACAAATGCTCGTGTTGGGTGGTTTGATTGATGAGCGTGCAATGGAGAGTGAATCTAAAGTACCGCTACTGGGTGATATTCCTTGGTTGGGACAATTGTTCAGATCAACCAGCACTCAGGTAGAAAAGAAAAACCTAATGGTATTCATCAAACCAACCATTATTCGTGATGGTATGACAGCCGATGGTATTACTCAGCGTAAATACAACTACATCCGAGCTGAGCAATTGTACAAAGCCGAAGAAGGCTTGAAACTGCTACCGGATGACTTGATTCCGGTAATGCCTAAGTTTGGTGATGAAGCTAGCCGTCCAAAAGAGCTACAAGCCTTTATTGAGCAAGTGGACCATAAGTAA
- the gspE gene encoding type II secretion system ATPase GspE — protein sequence MDEAFSTYKAGTTRLPFGFAKRFSVVLEPNDKGDAYQLFYVDPMHTSTLLEVMRVSPLPIQLVEMDKHDFESKLSDSYQRDSSEARQLMEDIGADNDDFFSLAEEIPHNEDLLEAEDDAPIIKLINAMLGEAIKEGASDIHIESFEKHLSIRFRVDGVLRDVLAPSRKLAPLLVSRVKVMAKLDIAEKRVPQDGRISLLIGGRAVDVRVSTMPSSHGERVVMRLLDKNATQLDLDSLGMSSNNHVRLQNLIQKPHGIILVTGPTGSGKSTTLYAGLQELNSAERNILTVEDPIEFDIDGIGQTQVNPKVDMTFARGLRAILRQDPDVVMIGEIRDLETAQIAVQASLTGHLVMSTLHTNTAVGTITRLRDMGIEPFLISSSLLGILAQRLVRTLCKECREPYQADAEQKKLFHLAADDDLVLYRPKGCEHCNNKGYKGRTGIHELLVVDESVQSLIHGEQSEQEIEHVVRQSTPSIRQDGLNKARAGKTTLEEVMRVTREE from the coding sequence ATGGACGAAGCATTTTCAACATATAAAGCAGGTACTACACGTCTACCGTTTGGCTTTGCTAAGCGCTTTAGTGTAGTGCTTGAGCCGAACGATAAAGGCGACGCATACCAGTTGTTTTATGTCGATCCAATGCACACGTCGACACTGTTAGAGGTGATGCGAGTATCACCTCTGCCAATCCAATTGGTTGAGATGGATAAGCATGATTTTGAATCGAAACTTTCAGATTCTTATCAGCGCGATTCTTCAGAAGCTAGACAGCTAATGGAAGACATTGGTGCAGACAACGACGACTTCTTCTCGTTGGCGGAAGAAATTCCGCACAATGAGGATTTATTAGAAGCCGAAGATGACGCGCCAATTATCAAGTTGATCAACGCCATGTTGGGTGAAGCAATCAAAGAAGGGGCTTCGGATATTCATATCGAGTCCTTTGAGAAGCACCTTTCTATTCGTTTCCGTGTGGATGGCGTATTGCGTGATGTCTTAGCACCTAGCCGTAAACTGGCACCTTTGTTGGTGTCTAGGGTTAAGGTTATGGCAAAACTGGATATCGCCGAGAAGCGTGTACCACAAGATGGTCGTATTTCACTATTGATTGGTGGACGAGCGGTGGATGTGCGTGTTTCTACTATGCCTTCCTCTCATGGTGAGCGTGTGGTTATGCGTCTATTGGATAAAAATGCCACTCAGCTTGATCTCGACAGCTTAGGTATGTCCTCGAACAACCACGTGCGTCTACAAAACTTAATTCAAAAACCGCACGGTATTATCTTAGTAACCGGCCCTACAGGTTCAGGTAAATCCACCACCTTGTACGCAGGCTTGCAGGAACTTAACAGTGCTGAGCGTAATATCCTAACGGTTGAAGACCCGATTGAATTTGATATTGATGGCATTGGTCAAACGCAAGTAAACCCTAAGGTTGATATGACCTTTGCGCGTGGTTTAAGAGCAATTCTGCGTCAAGACCCTGACGTAGTAATGATTGGTGAGATTCGTGACCTTGAGACTGCTCAGATTGCGGTACAAGCCTCTTTAACCGGTCACTTGGTAATGTCTACACTGCACACCAACACCGCTGTCGGTACTATCACACGTTTAAGAGATATGGGCATTGAGCCTTTCTTAATCTCTTCTTCTCTATTGGGTATTTTGGCGCAACGATTGGTGCGTACGCTGTGTAAAGAGTGTCGCGAACCTTATCAAGCCGATGCTGAGCAGAAAAAACTGTTCCACCTTGCAGCCGATGACGACTTAGTGCTTTATCGACCAAAAGGGTGTGAGCATTGTAATAACAAAGGTTACAAAGGCCGTACTGGTATCCATGAATTGCTGGTGGTTGACGAAAGCGTCCAGTCATTGATTCATGGTGAGCAAAGCGAGCAAGAGATTGAACACGTCGTGCGTCAATCTACGCCAAGTATTCGCCAAGACGGTTTGAACAAAGCAAGGGCTGGCAAAACGACCCTAGAAGAAGTTATGCGAGTAACTAGGGAAGAATAA
- the gspF gene encoding type II secretion system inner membrane protein GspF: protein MAAFEYKALDAKGRQKKGVTEGDNARQVRQRLKEQGLMPVEINETQTKKKSSKSRGFQRGISTPDLALLTRQLSTLVQAGMPLEECLRAVAEQSEKAHIRSMLVSVRSKVVEGYTLADSMSEYPAVFDDLFCAMVAAGEKSGHLDAVLERLADYAEKRQKLRSKLQQAMIYPIMLTLIAVAVIGFLLATVVPKIVDQFVQMGQELPTSTQILINASSFVQDYGVLVVVSVVVLIVGIKLLLKKPELRLRWDGRVLNVPVIGRVARGLNTSRFARTLAICSASAIPLLDGMIVAADVMGNKFFKKQVLEASDKVREGGSLRHSLQQSKLFPPMMLHMIASGEQSGELEQMLTRAADNQDQDFESQVNMALGVFEPLLIVFMAGIVLFIVVATMMPLLELNNLVSGA from the coding sequence ATGGCTGCATTTGAATATAAAGCGCTAGATGCAAAAGGTCGCCAAAAGAAAGGCGTAACCGAAGGTGATAACGCCAGACAAGTTAGGCAACGCTTGAAAGAGCAAGGCTTAATGCCGGTTGAGATCAACGAAACTCAGACTAAGAAAAAGTCATCAAAGTCTCGTGGTTTTCAGCGCGGTATCAGCACGCCCGATCTTGCGTTATTGACGCGTCAATTATCGACCCTTGTTCAAGCCGGCATGCCCTTAGAAGAGTGTTTAAGAGCGGTTGCGGAACAATCTGAAAAAGCGCACATTCGCAGCATGTTAGTGAGTGTTCGCTCTAAGGTTGTTGAAGGTTACACTTTGGCTGACAGTATGAGTGAATACCCTGCCGTTTTCGATGACCTATTCTGTGCCATGGTGGCGGCGGGTGAAAAATCCGGACACTTAGACGCGGTTCTAGAGCGTCTTGCCGATTACGCCGAAAAACGTCAAAAATTACGTTCAAAACTACAACAAGCTATGATCTACCCAATTATGCTGACCTTGATTGCGGTCGCGGTTATTGGCTTTTTGTTGGCTACCGTTGTGCCAAAAATTGTCGATCAATTTGTACAAATGGGACAAGAACTGCCAACCTCAACTCAGATCTTGATCAATGCCAGTAGCTTTGTTCAAGACTATGGTGTGCTAGTCGTCGTTAGCGTTGTGGTGCTGATTGTTGGCATTAAGTTGTTATTGAAAAAGCCAGAGTTGAGACTGCGTTGGGACGGTCGTGTATTAAATGTTCCTGTGATTGGTCGTGTTGCTCGAGGCTTAAATACTTCACGTTTTGCTCGTACCTTAGCCATATGTTCGGCAAGTGCCATTCCTCTTTTAGATGGGATGATTGTGGCGGCAGACGTTATGGGTAATAAGTTCTTTAAGAAGCAAGTCCTTGAAGCTTCAGATAAAGTGCGAGAGGGCGGAAGTTTGCGCCACTCTTTGCAACAGAGCAAACTGTTCCCACCTATGATGTTACATATGATTGCCAGTGGTGAGCAATCGGGTGAACTTGAACAAATGTTGACTCGCGCTGCCGATAACCAAGACCAAGATTTTGAGTCTCAGGTGAACATGGCACTGGGCGTTTTTGAACCGCTGCTGATTGTCTTTATGGCAGGGATCGTATTATTTATTGTAGTTGCAACTATGATGCCACTGCTTGAATTGAATAACTTGGTATCGGGTGCTTAG
- the gspG gene encoding type II secretion system major pseudopilin GspG: MKRNKKQQGFTLLEVMVVVVILGILASFVVPNLLGNKEKADQQKAITDIVALENALDMYKLDNSVYPTTDQGLDALVSRPTGSPEPRNYRADGYIRRLPKDPWGYDYQYLSPGDNGNIDIFTLGADGQDGGEGSSTDIGNWNLQDF; encoded by the coding sequence ATGAAACGAAATAAGAAACAACAAGGCTTTACCTTGCTAGAGGTTATGGTTGTTGTAGTAATCCTAGGTATTTTGGCCAGCTTTGTTGTTCCTAACTTGTTAGGCAACAAAGAGAAAGCTGACCAACAAAAAGCGATTACCGACATTGTAGCGCTAGAAAATGCGCTAGACATGTACAAGCTAGACAACAGTGTTTACCCAACCACAGACCAAGGCTTAGATGCATTGGTAAGCCGTCCTACAGGTTCACCAGAGCCTCGTAACTACCGTGCAGACGGTTACATTCGTCGTCTTCCAAAAGACCCATGGGGCTATGATTACCAATACCTAAGCCCTGGTGATAACGGCAATATCGATATCTTCACACTTGGTGCTGACGGTCAAGATGGAGGCGAAGGTTCATCAACTGATATTGGTAACTGGAACCTACAAGACTTCTAG